The following proteins are co-located in the bacterium genome:
- a CDS encoding methyltransferase domain-containing protein has protein sequence MTHDKGGRVQGSGFRASVLDFSRRADLVEEMDRTDCDQTILFATLRQFELTNILFSRYRTLLQRYVLADIRRQPGRAYQLTDLGAGGCDVARWLVRVCRREKLKITVRAIEQDPRMVRYAHQANAGYPEIEVIEGDACDPACWGTPDYVFAQHLLHHLPDAACRQLLEALDQVAPRQFIISDLIRSRIAYHAFRLAALPLARGTFIVEDGALSIRRGFLEPEVRQMVSTVTLKHPVSIYRLWPARLAIVGGEQEVLTEQNPPF, from the coding sequence ATGACGCATGACAAGGGCGGGAGGGTTCAGGGTTCAGGGTTCAGGGCCTCTGTTCTGGATTTTTCGCGGCGGGCGGATTTGGTAGAGGAGATGGACCGGACTGACTGCGATCAAACGATCTTATTTGCCACGTTGCGCCAATTCGAACTGACGAACATTCTCTTCTCCCGCTACCGGACGTTACTGCAACGCTACGTTCTCGCGGACATACGACGCCAGCCTGGACGGGCTTACCAATTAACGGACCTCGGCGCCGGCGGTTGCGATGTCGCCCGCTGGCTGGTGCGGGTCTGCCGCCGGGAGAAACTCAAAATCACGGTGCGGGCGATTGAACAGGATCCGCGAATGGTGCGCTATGCCCATCAGGCAAATGCCGGCTATCCGGAGATTGAGGTGATTGAAGGGGATGCTTGCGACCCCGCCTGCTGGGGAACCCCTGACTACGTCTTCGCTCAACACCTCTTGCATCACTTACCCGATGCGGCTTGCCGCCAATTACTGGAAGCTCTCGACCAGGTGGCTCCCCGCCAATTTATCATCAGCGATCTCATCCGCAGCCGGATCGCCTATCACGCCTTCAGATTGGCGGCGCTTCCTTTGGCCCGGGGCACATTCATTGTGGAAGATGGAGCGCTTTCCATCCGCAGGGGGTTCCTTGAACCGGAGGTCAGGCAGATGGTGAGCACCGTTACCTTGAAACACCCGGTCTCCATCTATCGCTTATGGCCCGCACGTCTGGCCATTGTCGGGGGAGAGCAAGAGGTTTTGACGGAGCAAAACCCTCCATTCTGA
- a CDS encoding CopG family antitoxin: MKAEYDLSKMKSRKNPYASRLKKQVTIRMGTDIIGYFKGMAKRTGIPYQHLINLYLRDCVDQEKKLDLHWAS; encoded by the coding sequence ATGAAAGCCGAATATGATCTGTCGAAAATGAAGAGTCGTAAGAATCCCTATGCCTCTCGGCTCAAGAAACAAGTCACAATCCGGATGGGAACTGACATTATTGGGTACTTCAAAGGCATGGCCAAGCGCACCGGCATTCCATACCAGCACCTGATCAACCTGTACCTGCGGGATTGCGTGGATCAAGAGAAGAAGCTCGACCTTCATTGGGCATCATGA
- a CDS encoding NAD(P)/FAD-dependent oxidoreductase — MSSPQNAYDADVIVSGAGPSGTFLANLLGQQGLSCLLLEKRLELSPSSMAIGVMPPSLNRLNHLDLAGPVRQAGCAVTRASILTETSLLGTLDLSDLPPPFNYVLSIPQSSLVRILRDKLHAWPRVRLLLGQEPRGVTQTQQGVLIETIDTATGHTATLSARFAVACDGSRSPMRTFVGIPMHGKTYEPSFLMGDFPESTPWAGEARLFFTPTGSIESFPLPQSKRRWVIQTQSTLVNATALVQRVEAVTGIALEAGAAEWVTTFTPERRLCRHYFKGRVALCGDAAHVMSPIGGQGMNTGLADAWHLAPVLARLCATGGSPEPLFTRYDHCRRHAFRVAANRAACGMWLGTRKGRRAAALRTAFIRHLLFGTALRHHLAPYFAMLTIPDTDPINK, encoded by the coding sequence ATGTCCAGTCCCCAAAATGCTTATGATGCCGACGTGATTGTGTCGGGTGCGGGTCCGAGCGGAACGTTCCTGGCCAATCTCCTGGGACAACAGGGGCTGTCCTGTTTGCTGCTGGAAAAGCGGCTTGAACTGTCCCCCTCCTCCATGGCCATCGGCGTCATGCCCCCCTCGCTGAATCGCCTGAATCACCTTGATCTGGCCGGACCGGTCCGCCAGGCCGGCTGCGCCGTCACCCGCGCCAGCATCCTGACGGAAACCTCACTGCTGGGGACATTAGACTTGAGCGACCTGCCCCCGCCCTTCAACTACGTCCTCTCTATCCCGCAAAGTAGCTTAGTCCGCATTTTACGCGACAAACTCCATGCTTGGCCCCGCGTGCGACTGCTTCTGGGCCAGGAGCCCCGAGGCGTCACCCAGACCCAACAAGGGGTGCTGATCGAAACCATCGACACCGCCACCGGCCACACCGCCACCTTATCCGCGCGTTTCGCCGTCGCCTGCGACGGGAGCCGCAGTCCGATGCGCACCTTCGTGGGCATCCCCATGCATGGCAAAACGTATGAACCGTCCTTCTTAATGGGCGACTTCCCTGAATCCACGCCCTGGGCCGGAGAAGCCAGACTCTTCTTTACCCCCACCGGCTCGATTGAATCGTTTCCCCTGCCCCAATCGAAACGCCGCTGGGTGATTCAGACCCAGTCCACGCTGGTCAATGCGACGGCTCTGGTGCAACGCGTCGAGGCGGTCACCGGCATCGCGCTTGAAGCCGGAGCCGCGGAATGGGTCACCACCTTCACCCCGGAACGCCGGCTGTGCCGCCACTATTTCAAGGGCCGGGTGGCGCTCTGCGGGGATGCCGCCCACGTGATGAGCCCCATCGGCGGGCAGGGCATGAACACCGGCCTGGCGGACGCCTGGCATCTGGCTCCTGTCCTCGCACGCCTCTGTGCCACCGGCGGCTCACCTGAACCCCTTTTCACGCGCTATGACCATTGCCGGCGGCATGCCTTTCGGGTCGCCGCCAACCGGGCCGCCTGTGGCATGTGGTTGGGCACCCGTAAAGGCCGGCGGGCGGCCGCCTTGCGCACTGCCTTTATCCGCCACCTCCTTTTCGGCACCGCCCTGCGCCACCACCTGGCTCCCTATTTCGCCATGCTGACCATTCCGGATACCGATCCCATAAATAAATAA
- a CDS encoding BrnT family toxin produces MDEITFQWDERKNRENQRKHGVSFEEARSVFFDDRGVEFFDDEHSDWEDRFLVLGVSAKLRLIMVCHCHREEGGVIRIISARAATKNEQKHYPWEKL; encoded by the coding sequence ATGGATGAGATCACGTTTCAATGGGACGAGCGCAAAAACCGCGAGAACCAGCGCAAGCATGGTGTCTCGTTTGAAGAAGCTCGCTCAGTGTTCTTTGATGATCGTGGTGTTGAATTCTTTGATGATGAGCATTCCGACTGGGAAGATCGTTTTCTTGTTCTTGGCGTGAGCGCCAAACTTCGCCTGATAATGGTCTGCCACTGCCATCGGGAGGAAGGGGGCGTCATCAGGATTATTTCAGCACGTGCCGCAACCAAGAACGAACAAAAACATTATCCATGGGAGAAATTATGA
- a CDS encoding cytochrome ubiquinol oxidase subunit I — translation MTELMISRMQFGVSIGIHYLFPITTLGLTLFIVIFETLYLAKRQDQYRAISVFLVKLLSLVFVAGVATGLMMPFSIGANWARFSTYAGAVLGAIISVEAITAFALESAFISILLFGRERVSPFVYWVSAVLVFIGAHLSGFWIVAANSWLQTPAGYVLEDGRVVLTSLSQALFNPSTLIRFAHVVTAAWLVGAFVTAGIAAYYLARSRHQAFARKLLSIALPLALVLAVSQPILGHFHIMEVLENNPEKDAAYEGIFKSVNGAPLLLFGIPDEANQVIHFPVGAPYVLSLLESGDPMGRVRGLEEFPRETWPPVNVIFTTFHLMIVLGVVMIAVAALGVFLMWRNKLDAARWYLLLLPWLMPLPYLANELGWIGTEIGRQPWLIYGVMRTSDASTITLPLWQLSLSFTGILLVYTAITVVTFVSVRKLVRKGPQLG, via the coding sequence ATGACCGAACTAATGATCTCGCGGATGCAGTTTGGGGTTTCGATAGGGATCCATTATCTGTTCCCCATCACCACGCTGGGTTTGACGCTCTTTATTGTTATCTTTGAGACGCTGTATCTCGCCAAGCGCCAGGATCAATACCGGGCGATTTCCGTGTTCCTGGTCAAGCTCCTGAGTCTGGTTTTTGTGGCAGGGGTGGCGACCGGTCTGATGATGCCCTTTTCCATTGGTGCGAACTGGGCCCGTTTTTCCACGTATGCGGGGGCTGTGTTAGGGGCGATCATTTCGGTGGAGGCCATTACCGCGTTTGCGCTCGAATCCGCTTTCATCTCAATCCTTTTGTTTGGGCGCGAACGAGTCTCGCCCTTCGTGTATTGGGTGTCAGCGGTCCTCGTGTTCATCGGGGCGCATCTGTCCGGCTTCTGGATTGTGGCGGCCAACTCCTGGTTGCAAACTCCGGCTGGCTATGTCCTGGAAGATGGCCGCGTCGTGCTGACAAGTTTGAGTCAGGCGCTGTTCAACCCTTCCACCCTGATCCGTTTTGCGCATGTGGTGACGGCGGCCTGGCTGGTAGGCGCTTTTGTCACGGCGGGGATCGCCGCATACTATCTGGCCCGTTCCCGGCATCAAGCCTTTGCCAGAAAACTACTCTCAATCGCCTTGCCGCTGGCACTGGTGCTGGCCGTGTCCCAGCCGATTCTGGGCCATTTTCACATCATGGAGGTGCTGGAAAACAACCCCGAAAAAGATGCCGCCTATGAAGGCATCTTTAAATCAGTCAATGGTGCGCCCTTGCTGCTTTTCGGGATTCCAGATGAGGCGAACCAGGTGATTCACTTTCCTGTGGGCGCGCCCTATGTGTTGAGTTTATTGGAGTCGGGTGATCCGATGGGGCGTGTGAGAGGGCTGGAAGAGTTCCCGCGTGAGACCTGGCCGCCGGTGAATGTGATCTTTACCACCTTTCACCTGATGATTGTGCTGGGGGTGGTGATGATTGCGGTGGCCGCGCTCGGGGTATTCCTGATGTGGCGCAATAAGCTTGATGCCGCCCGGTGGTATCTGCTGCTATTGCCCTGGCTGATGCCGCTTCCCTATCTGGCCAACGAACTGGGTTGGATCGGGACCGAAATCGGGCGTCAACCCTGGCTCATCTATGGCGTGATGCGCACCTCAGACGCATCCACCATTACGCTGCCTCTCTGGCAATTGAGTCTGTCGTTTACCGGCATTCTCCTGGTGTACACGGCAATCACGGTGGTGACGTTTGTTTCGGTACGGAAACTCGTCCGCAAGGGCCCCCAATTAGGATAA
- a CDS encoding cytochrome d ubiquinol oxidase subunit II has product MDIQVYQNGMFLLVVLFFFLFSVLDGFDLGIGMMIPFARGKKESARLVSHIAPFWDGNEVWLVVGAGFVFGAFPAVTGLLLGTVYLPFLLFMVGLILRAMALEHSYHDLEHQRRLHLVAAAGSYLVAVLGLFFLGTILQGLPFDGPGKLSVRPGDYVTAFPVIFTLAGLVVVMWHGATYALNQDPSEAGKAAAGKLWWVLAGASLVLMAAWSIFLPQAKTEPWAMAGGGLCMFGVIGGRLWLAQAGWAFRFSCINVLGLWVLIAASLYPAVLPARHHPEWSLTLATASAPLSTLKLLLGAGLILVPIVIAYSYFTYRVFRKKETDNAANGHL; this is encoded by the coding sequence ATGGATATACAGGTTTATCAGAATGGCATGTTTCTTCTGGTCGTTCTGTTTTTCTTTCTCTTCTCCGTGCTGGATGGCTTCGATCTCGGCATCGGGATGATGATCCCCTTTGCCCGGGGCAAGAAAGAGTCGGCCCGGCTGGTATCGCATATTGCTCCGTTCTGGGATGGCAACGAGGTCTGGCTGGTGGTGGGCGCCGGGTTTGTTTTCGGGGCCTTTCCGGCGGTGACGGGGTTGCTGTTAGGGACCGTCTATCTTCCCTTCCTGCTGTTCATGGTCGGGCTCATCCTTCGGGCCATGGCGCTGGAGCACTCCTATCATGATCTTGAACATCAGCGCAGGTTGCACCTAGTGGCGGCCGCCGGCAGTTATCTGGTGGCGGTACTGGGCTTGTTTTTCCTGGGGACCATTCTGCAGGGCCTTCCGTTCGATGGGCCGGGGAAACTGAGCGTCCGGCCGGGAGACTATGTTACGGCCTTTCCGGTGATTTTCACTTTGGCCGGTCTGGTGGTCGTGATGTGGCATGGGGCCACCTATGCCTTGAATCAGGATCCCTCCGAAGCCGGCAAGGCCGCGGCAGGAAAACTCTGGTGGGTGCTGGCCGGCGCAAGCCTGGTGCTGATGGCGGCTTGGTCTATTTTCCTCCCGCAGGCCAAAACGGAGCCATGGGCCATGGCCGGGGGCGGGCTCTGCATGTTCGGGGTGATTGGTGGCCGGTTGTGGCTAGCGCAAGCCGGCTGGGCGTTCAGGTTCTCCTGTATCAATGTCCTGGGACTATGGGTACTGATTGCGGCTTCGTTGTATCCGGCGGTGTTGCCGGCGCGCCACCATCCGGAGTGGAGCCTGACGCTGGCGACCGCATCGGCCCCCCTATCGACGCTGAAACTGTTACTGGGCGCGGGGCTGATTCTGGTGCCTATCGTCATTGCCTACAGCTATTTCACCTATCGGGTTTTCAGGAAAAAGGAGACAGACAATGCAGCAAATGGTCATTTGTAA
- a CDS encoding DUF3999 family protein, producing the protein MINTLSIRFLLLITTLTLPLMGASPNGFKQFKPLQPPTGPSTGIGSFTLDDELFDALDAPFSNLRLFDTSGRETPFLIRLKVPLRTVESVHPFAPAKIESFRTLENNRIELVVGRDPKQPPVAAIQFESGIRNFEKLVTVSGSMDRERWTLLATNEPIYDYSRFVDVRRDQVPVTSGNLSWFRIEVSNITENKDSPLVEIIRQTRGSQVANETEATSFRREPFRMDRILFLERHTSVVSGEPETRERDLIAWTASQDLPKQQTLLTFSTPREPLAALILKTDEANFSRIVTLEGRVTEQETWQTLANGRITRICAGLIQQDHMTLTLPHEYRGRHFRLIIQNQDNPPLSFTGLRVRHHAYEGLFFPKPGTTYQVFFGGETIPAPSYDVATVLAQIPTGSGAPWTMGAAQPNPSFQKQRTAWVSGKTLLTLALILMIGILVPVIIALARKIP; encoded by the coding sequence ATGATTAACACGTTAAGCATCCGTTTTCTGCTGCTCATTACAACCCTGACACTGCCCCTGATGGGCGCCTCGCCCAATGGCTTTAAGCAATTCAAACCCCTTCAACCGCCGACCGGCCCCTCTACGGGGATCGGATCATTCACCCTTGATGATGAACTGTTCGACGCCCTTGACGCCCCGTTCTCCAATCTTCGCCTCTTCGATACCAGCGGACGCGAGACCCCGTTCCTGATACGACTCAAGGTCCCCCTGCGCACGGTCGAAAGCGTTCACCCCTTCGCCCCCGCAAAAATTGAATCATTCCGGACGCTTGAGAACAACCGGATCGAACTGGTGGTAGGGCGGGATCCGAAACAGCCACCCGTAGCGGCGATCCAATTCGAATCCGGCATCAGGAATTTCGAAAAGCTCGTCACCGTCTCCGGCAGTATGGATCGCGAGCGCTGGACGCTCCTCGCGACGAACGAACCGATTTACGATTACTCCCGCTTTGTGGATGTCAGGCGCGACCAGGTTCCAGTCACCAGCGGTAATTTATCCTGGTTCCGGATTGAAGTCTCAAATATCACCGAGAACAAGGATTCCCCGCTCGTTGAGATCATCCGCCAAACCCGCGGCAGCCAGGTGGCCAACGAGACCGAAGCCACCTCGTTCCGCCGGGAACCTTTCCGGATGGATCGGATCCTCTTCCTCGAGCGCCACACCTCCGTCGTATCAGGCGAGCCGGAGACCCGGGAGCGCGATCTCATCGCCTGGACGGCCAGTCAGGATCTCCCCAAACAGCAAACCCTCCTCACGTTTTCCACCCCCCGGGAACCCCTGGCCGCCCTGATCCTGAAAACCGACGAAGCCAACTTCTCTCGGATCGTTACCCTTGAAGGACGCGTCACGGAACAGGAAACCTGGCAAACGCTGGCGAACGGCCGGATCACCCGCATCTGCGCCGGACTGATCCAGCAGGACCACATGACCCTCACCCTCCCTCATGAATATCGTGGCCGCCACTTCCGCTTAATCATACAGAACCAGGATAACCCGCCTCTCAGCTTTACCGGATTGCGCGTCCGCCACCATGCTTACGAAGGGCTCTTCTTCCCCAAACCCGGAACGACTTATCAGGTCTTTTTTGGAGGCGAGACGATTCCCGCGCCCAGTTATGATGTCGCCACGGTGCTCGCTCAAATTCCGACGGGATCAGGCGCACCGTGGACGATGGGAGCGGCGCAACCCAATCCATCATTTCAAAAACAGCGCACCGCCTGGGTCTCCGGCAAAACCCTGCTGACCCTCGCCCTCATCCTCATGATTGGTATCCTCGTGCCCGTCATTATTGCCCTCGCCCGCAAAATCCCATAA
- a CDS encoding DUF2339 domain-containing protein produces the protein MFDEPFFFIVLTLLAIYILVQLRKIKNSIADLNRLEDRLLDIQRELRHPVTPLEKPAIIPVNAPPPPPLPVSLANHKQSPNDGSAGTPRPTGIQKMSQGQATPPPAPSPAWVQSAKDILNRIWQWILVGEEYRPKGVTIEYAVATTWLMRVGIVALVSCAGYFLKWSLDNNLMGPTTRVAMSILFGVAMLGGGIRLLGNRWNILGQGFVGGGLATLYFSMYALGPLYHLLDSLVLVFALMILITVAAGILALYADSLLIAIFGIIGGFCTPILLSTGVPNFPALFSYLLLLNLGILGIAQARQWRLLNYLGFVFTYAIYIGSLSQYKATDFPVAIIFLSLFFIAHSTLVFLHNLRRSIPASLLEILHLVLNAGLYSWFAYGLILNAYGRPYPALMTLAVALYYVLHVAAFIQLKSTDRRLLVALIALAGFYTTLTMPLVMEQESLTFAWALQAFMFLWLGRRLDSAFLRQLAYLVYALTLMRVAVFEFPRFDFASATPPDMTAYWKALTTRLWTFGGVIGSIGAAFFLELRQSVNSTGAAATPLPDTPDIAPASFTHRLFFWGAVAVVFLYLHSELYMMFSFFTPWRPAMLTGLWCAMALGFLLLYRSAQTTSFFVGLIFFAAGAIAKTLLVDMPGWQLCDHGYFNMSYTPFLALMRWLDFISVLALLGAGAALLYRQGTRTVIPALFGYTAIALLWLFLTTELYSLLHWKLRDFEAGGISVLWTLFAFSFITCGIWKRIRAIRITGLVLFTIVALKVFMVDLAHMPTLYRVIALMIIGVLLLLGSFAYLRASKGFTHEETP, from the coding sequence ATGTTTGATGAACCTTTTTTCTTCATCGTCCTCACCCTTCTTGCCATTTACATCCTCGTTCAGCTGCGAAAAATCAAGAATAGCATTGCCGATCTGAATCGCCTGGAAGATCGACTTCTGGATATCCAGCGGGAACTGCGACATCCCGTTACGCCACTGGAAAAACCTGCCATCATTCCCGTGAACGCACCCCCGCCTCCCCCGCTCCCTGTGAGCCTGGCGAACCACAAACAATCCCCCAACGACGGCTCGGCAGGGACGCCTCGCCCTACCGGAATACAGAAGATGTCTCAAGGCCAGGCGACGCCTCCCCCCGCTCCTTCTCCTGCCTGGGTCCAGTCAGCCAAAGACATCCTGAACCGCATCTGGCAGTGGATCCTGGTGGGCGAGGAATACCGGCCCAAAGGCGTGACCATAGAATATGCCGTGGCGACCACCTGGCTGATGCGGGTGGGTATTGTGGCCCTCGTCTCCTGTGCCGGCTATTTCCTGAAGTGGTCGCTGGACAATAACCTCATGGGCCCAACCACCCGTGTAGCGATGAGCATTCTCTTTGGCGTCGCCATGCTGGGCGGCGGCATCCGCCTGCTGGGAAACCGCTGGAACATCCTGGGCCAGGGCTTCGTCGGGGGCGGATTGGCCACCCTCTATTTCAGCATGTACGCGCTTGGCCCGCTCTATCACCTGCTGGACTCCTTGGTTCTGGTCTTCGCCCTGATGATTCTGATCACGGTCGCGGCCGGCATACTGGCCCTTTACGCCGACTCCCTGCTGATTGCCATTTTCGGCATTATCGGCGGCTTTTGCACCCCCATCCTCCTCAGCACCGGGGTCCCCAACTTTCCCGCCCTGTTCAGCTATCTTCTCCTGCTGAACCTCGGCATTCTCGGCATCGCCCAGGCCCGTCAATGGCGCCTGCTGAATTATCTGGGGTTCGTATTCACCTACGCCATCTATATCGGGTCACTCAGCCAGTACAAAGCCACCGACTTCCCTGTCGCTATCATATTCCTGTCGCTATTTTTTATCGCGCACTCCACCCTGGTATTTCTCCATAACCTGCGCCGCTCCATTCCCGCATCCCTCCTCGAAATTCTCCATCTGGTTCTCAACGCCGGTCTTTACTCCTGGTTTGCCTATGGCCTCATCCTCAACGCCTACGGACGGCCCTACCCCGCACTCATGACCCTGGCCGTCGCCCTCTACTATGTCCTGCATGTGGCGGCCTTCATTCAACTCAAGTCCACCGATCGCCGCCTGCTGGTGGCACTGATCGCCCTGGCCGGCTTCTATACCACGCTGACGATGCCCCTGGTCATGGAGCAGGAGTCCCTGACCTTCGCCTGGGCGTTGCAGGCCTTTATGTTCCTCTGGCTTGGCCGCCGGCTCGATAGCGCCTTTCTGCGTCAGCTGGCTTATCTGGTGTACGCCCTCACCCTGATGCGCGTGGCCGTATTTGAATTCCCCCGTTTTGATTTCGCCAGCGCCACCCCGCCCGATATGACCGCCTACTGGAAAGCGCTGACCACCCGCCTTTGGACCTTTGGCGGTGTCATCGGCTCCATTGGGGCCGCCTTCTTCCTTGAACTCCGCCAGTCCGTCAACTCCACCGGAGCCGCCGCAACACCCCTACCCGACACCCCGGATATTGCGCCCGCCTCCTTCACCCATCGCCTCTTTTTCTGGGGTGCCGTGGCCGTGGTGTTCCTGTACCTCCACAGCGAACTGTACATGATGTTCAGCTTTTTCACGCCCTGGCGGCCAGCCATGCTGACTGGCCTCTGGTGTGCCATGGCGCTGGGCTTCCTGCTGCTTTACCGGTCGGCTCAAACCACGTCTTTTTTCGTGGGCCTGATCTTCTTTGCCGCCGGGGCCATTGCCAAAACCCTCTTGGTGGATATGCCCGGTTGGCAACTTTGTGACCATGGCTATTTCAATATGTCCTACACGCCCTTCCTGGCCCTGATGCGGTGGCTGGACTTTATCTCCGTCCTCGCCCTCCTGGGCGCGGGCGCGGCCCTGCTTTACCGACAGGGGACCCGAACCGTCATACCGGCCCTCTTCGGCTACACCGCGATCGCCCTGCTCTGGCTCTTCCTGACCACCGAACTCTACAGCCTGTTGCACTGGAAACTCCGTGACTTTGAGGCGGGCGGCATCTCGGTGCTCTGGACGCTTTTCGCCTTCAGCTTCATCACCTGCGGCATCTGGAAACGCATCCGCGCCATCCGGATTACCGGCCTTGTTCTCTTTACCATCGTCGCCCTCAAGGTCTTCATGGTCGACCTGGCCCACATGCCCACCCTCTACCGCGTCATCGCCCTGATGATTATCGGCGTGCTGCTATTACTTGGATCATTCGCCTATCTTCGTGCCAGCAAGGGATTTACCCATGAGGAGACACCATGA
- a CDS encoding ubiquinone/menaquinone biosynthesis methyltransferase encodes MSNDFLSNMREDLAAPERTRSLNRDLFTLIAPQYDQATRYLSLGRDACWKDRLVASLPERTAPVCLDLACGTGDLTRRLAVKYPEGTVLGLDLTEAMLDQARHYGHPPHVRYVAGDMGHTGLADSSVDIVTGSYALRNAGDLPEALREIHRILKPGGLAVFLDFSKPAHPWLQGISHAILTLWGSAWGWLLHRDPRVYAYIADSLARYPDRHQLAALLRKTGLEPLHTRYAFAGLIECLAVEKRP; translated from the coding sequence ATGTCCAACGACTTTCTATCTAACATGCGGGAGGATCTCGCCGCGCCAGAACGGACCCGGAGCCTCAACCGGGACCTCTTTACCTTGATTGCCCCCCAATACGACCAGGCCACCCGTTACCTTTCCCTCGGCCGCGATGCCTGCTGGAAAGACCGGTTGGTGGCCAGCCTTCCCGAACGGACCGCCCCCGTCTGTCTCGATCTCGCCTGCGGCACCGGAGACCTCACCCGGCGTCTCGCCGTGAAATATCCGGAAGGTACCGTGCTCGGCCTTGACCTCACCGAGGCCATGCTGGACCAGGCCCGTCACTATGGACACCCCCCTCATGTCCGCTATGTGGCCGGCGATATGGGCCATACGGGCCTGGCGGACAGCTCCGTGGATATCGTCACCGGCAGTTACGCCTTGCGGAATGCAGGCGACTTGCCTGAGGCCCTGCGGGAAATACACCGCATCCTCAAACCGGGCGGGCTGGCTGTGTTTCTTGATTTTTCCAAGCCCGCCCATCCCTGGCTTCAAGGGATCAGTCACGCGATCCTCACCCTCTGGGGCAGTGCCTGGGGCTGGCTTCTCCATCGCGATCCCCGGGTCTACGCCTACATTGCCGATAGTCTGGCCCGCTATCCTGACCGCCACCAATTAGCGGCCCTTCTCAGGAAAACCGGGCTTGAGCCCCTGCACACCCGCTACGCCTTTGCCGGGCTGATCGAATGCCTGGCGGTGGAGAAGCGACCATGA
- a CDS encoding DEAD/DEAH box helicase, which yields MTFTELGLQPSLVTALTAEKISDPMPIQVEALPVLLAGKSAYLNSETGTGKTLAYLLPLFQKLDPQLAATQMIVVVPTHELAIQIQRQAGALAVNSGLPIRSVLLIGGTQMQRQVDKLKKKPQVVIGSPGRIREMITLNKVKTGLIKSVVLDEADRLLSAESLASVRAIVKFTPPNRQLVFVSATEQTEATREATLMAPELVMVRAGSARVNADIEHLYLVCEEREKPDWLRKLIRAMNPARSLVFVHRNENAEVIASKLAHHKIKVADLHGAFTKDERKKAMDDFRGDRVTVMIASDVAARGLDIKGVTHIFNLDMPSDSKAYVHRVGRTARAGAKGCAISLLSDRDLRLVRRFETELGIVMTPIVLSEGDVLIDR from the coding sequence ATGACATTCACCGAACTGGGATTACAGCCGTCGTTGGTGACGGCATTGACGGCCGAGAAGATCAGCGACCCCATGCCCATCCAGGTGGAAGCCCTGCCGGTGCTGCTGGCGGGAAAAAGCGCCTATCTCAACTCTGAAACCGGAACCGGTAAGACGCTGGCCTACCTGTTGCCGCTGTTCCAGAAGCTCGATCCCCAGCTGGCGGCCACCCAGATGATTGTGGTGGTTCCAACCCATGAATTGGCGATTCAGATTCAGCGGCAGGCCGGTGCCCTGGCCGTCAATTCCGGACTGCCCATCCGGTCGGTGCTCCTGATCGGGGGCACCCAGATGCAGCGGCAGGTTGATAAGCTCAAGAAAAAGCCCCAGGTCGTGATTGGCTCCCCGGGCCGTATCCGGGAAATGATCACGCTGAACAAGGTGAAAACCGGCTTGATCAAGAGTGTGGTGCTGGATGAGGCCGACCGGTTGCTGAGCGCGGAAAGCCTGGCGTCAGTCCGGGCGATTGTGAAATTCACGCCCCCCAACCGGCAGCTGGTCTTTGTATCGGCCACCGAGCAGACGGAAGCCACCCGTGAGGCCACGCTCATGGCTCCCGAGTTGGTGATGGTCCGGGCGGGTTCGGCGCGGGTGAATGCGGATATAGAACACCTGTATCTGGTCTGTGAGGAGCGCGAAAAACCGGACTGGCTGCGCAAGCTGATCCGGGCCATGAATCCGGCGCGCTCACTGGTGTTTGTCCATCGTAATGAAAATGCCGAGGTCATTGCCTCCAAGTTGGCACATCACAAAATCAAGGTGGCCGATTTGCATGGTGCGTTCACCAAGGACGAGCGGAAAAAAGCGATGGATGATTTCCGGGGTGACCGCGTGACCGTGATGATTGCCTCCGACGTGGCCGCCCGGGGCTTGGATATCAAGGGCGTCACGCATATCTTCAACCTGGACATGCCCAGCGACAGCAAGGCCTATGTGCACCGGGTGGGACGTACCGCCCGCGCGGGCGCCAAGGGGTGTGCGATTTCCCTGCTCAGCGACCGGGATCTCCGGCTGGTCCGTCGCTTTGAGACGGAACTGGGCATCGTCATGACACCGATTGTCCTGAGTGAGGGTGACGTGCTGATTGACCGGTAG